A region of the Roseobacter denitrificans OCh 114 genome:
GATGCAGAACTGTCCGCATGGCAGGAGGTCGCACAGCCCGTCTATGACGCCTATCTTGAGGCCACGGGTGAAGCAGGTCAGAAAATTCTTGATGCTTTGGGTGCAGGAGGCTCCTGAAGTATCTGTAATATAGAAGGAAAGCGGGTGGCTGATGGGCTGCCCGCGTCCATGTAATATGTCAGTCATTTCCAGAATATCACGGGCGCTGTGCGCCATTGGTGCGGTCCTGATGGCCGCCACCGGGGCCATGCTGACCTATGAGGTGATCGCCAGATACTTCTTTATCAAACCGACGATCTGGGCCGCTGAACTCAGTCAGCTGTGCCTGATCTGGGGGTGTTTTCTCGCACTGCCGCATCTTTTGGTGTTGCGTCGCCACATCACGGTGAACGCTGTTACCAACCTGCTGCCTGAGCGTGCGCAGAAGGTTTGCGCCGCTTTTGCGCTTGTCGCGATTATCGTGTTTTCATCCATCGTTGCGTTTTACGGCTGGCACATATTCTACGACAGCTTTTCGCGCGGGCGCACCACCGGGTCGCTGCTGAACCTGCCGGTCTGGATCGCGGAACTGTCTGTGCCCGTGGGGTTTGGCATGCTCGCCTTGCAGGGTCTTGTTGAGTTGATCCGACTGCCCGGCGCGGGCACCACAAGCCTTGGAGCGACACACGAATGACCATTCTGCTTATTCTGGGCTCCCTTTTCGGGCTGTTGCTGGTCGGGGTGCCGGTGGCCTTTGCGCTGGGGGGCATGGGGCTTGGCATGTTGTTGCTGGGCGGTTTTTCACCGCTCATGGCGCCGCAATCGCTGCTCTCTACCTTGGATGGTTTCATCCTTCTGGCGGTGCCGCTGTTTCTGCTGATGTCGAACCTGCTGCTCAAGGGGGGCGTCGGGCGTGACCTTTTTTCGGCCGTACAGGCCTGGGTCGGGCACTGGCCGGGGGGGCTTGCCGTTGCTACCATTCTCAGCTGCGCGCTTTTTGCCGCCATCTCAGGCTCGTCCGTCGCGACGGCAGCCACGATTGGCACGGTGGCCATTCCGGAGATGATAAACCGGGGATATGAAAAACGCTTTGTTTACGGGTTGCTGGCGGCGGGCGGCACGCTGGGCATTTTGATACCGCCCTCCATTCCGATGATCGTCTATGGCTTTGTGACCGAGCAATCGGTGATTGCGCTGTTTCTGGCAGGCATCGGGCCGGGGGCTGTGCTGGTCACATTGTTCGTGCTTTTCGCGATGTTGCACGCGCGCCTTTGGGGCGGGTACACGCCGGTGCCCAAGGCGTCGATGCGCGAACGCGCGACAGCCTCCAAACGCGCATTGCCCTCTGTGGCGCTTGCGGCTCTGGTCATTCTCGGTCTCTATTCCGGGGCGTTCACCCCTACGGAAGCGGCTGCGATTGGCTTTGCTGCGGCCCTGTTGATCACCGTATTCTGGTTGCGCACCATGACGTGGGCTAAATTCTGGGAAGCGGTGCGCGAATCCGCGATCACCACGGCCGCGATCCTGTTGATCGTGGCGGGGGCGAAAATCTTTGGCAAGGCCATCGCCCTCTATCGCATCCCGCAGGATATTTCGGCCTTCCTGGCCCAGACCATCGACGGGCCGATCATGTTCATTCTGGTCGTCTCGGTCGTGCTGTTGTTGATGGGGCTGGTGTTCGAGGCCCTGTCGATGATCCTGATCATGACGCCGGTGCTGTTGCCCGCGGCGATGGGTCTGGGCTTCGATCCGATCTGGTTTGGCATCTACATGGTGATCATGGTGGAATGCGCCCTGATCACGCCGCCGGTGGGTCTAAACCTCTACGTCATACAATCGGTTGCGCGCGCCACGCTGGCCGATGTTGCGCGCGGGGTCTGGCCGTTCCTGATGCTGATGCTGTTCACGGTTGGCATTCTTTATCTGGTGCCTGATCTGGCGCTTTATATCCCGTTCAAATGGTGAAATCATGACTGCTGCGAAAACGCTCCGTACCTTGCTGGCGCAGGATAAATGCCATGTGATGCCGTGTTGCTTTGATGCGCTCTCGGCCAAACTGATCGCGCAGGAGGGGTATGATCTGACCTTCATGTCGGGTTTTGCCGCCTCCGCCAGCCGGATCGGCGCGCCGGATCTCGGCCTGATGAGCTATGGTGAAGTCGTGGATCAGGCCCGCAACATCGCCACTGCCATCGACATTCCGCTGATCGGGGATGGCGATACGGGCTATGGCAATGCGATGAATGTGCGCCGCACGGTGACGGGGTTTGCGCAAGCCGGTTGCGCGTCGGTGATGATCGAAGACCAGCTTGCCCCGAAAAGATGCGGGCACACGCCGGGTAAGGCGGTTGTGCCACGACAAGAGGCATATGACAGGATCAAGGCGGCGGTGGATGCGCGCGATGCCCTGCGCGAAGACGGCGGCGATATCCTGATCCTTGCCCGCACGGATGCGCGTCATGAACACGGGCTGTCAGAGGCGATCGAACGGGCGGCAGTCTTTGCCGAACTCGGCGCCGATATCCTGTTCGTGGAGGCTCCTAAATCCATCGCAGAGATGCAGGATATCTGCTCAAACCTGCCCGGTCCCAAGATGGCGAATATCGTCGAAGGTGGGGAAACACCGGATTTGCCCAATGCGGCCCTGCATGACATCGGCTATTCCATCGCGGCCTATCCGCTGTCTCTGATGGCGGCGGCGATGCAGGCGATGGTCACATCGTTGCGCGCGATGCGCGCGGATCAGCGGCCCGGATTGATGGATTTTGGCGAGTTGCGCAGCCGGATCGGGTTTGACGACTACTATGCGGCGTCGCAAGCCTATGCGTCCTCAAAGCGCGACTGAGTATGCGTCGGGGTCGCCGGATGCGTGCTCACAAGTCCTTGACCAGCCTCAGGGCGTCGTAAATCGCCGCATGTGTGTTGCGGGCCGAAACCGCATCCCCGATGCGGAAAAGCTGAAACGCGCCATCGGAGTTGGTGTTCACATTCTGGACTTCGCCCGCGATCAGCGCGTCATGATCCACAGCGCCAAGGTTGCTGCTGAGCGGTTTGAGCGCGTGGTAAAGCTCATCCAGCGGGAAGGTCCCATAGTTCACAACGATCTGGTCGTAATCGGTCTGATAGCTGTGATCGCTGTAATCCGTCCCGATTGTGGCACGTAACTTGTTGCCATTGCGCGCCACATCCAGCAGGCGGCGCGTCACGGTAAAGGTGACGTCCTTGTCCTGCAACGCGCGCATGTAAGGTGTCAGGTTCATCGCCATGATGTCGGGCGCAAATACGCGATCAGGCGTCATCACCTCGACTTTTGCACCGGCCAGGGCAGCCGTCTCAGCGGCTTGCAGCCCCGGATGGTCGCCGCTTTCATCATAGATCAACACGTGATCTGCCGGTTTGACATCGCCTGCGATCATCTCCCAACTGCTGATCACATGGGGCGTGTCGCGGCCAGCCTCGAAAAGTTCGGTGTTTGGCAGGCCGCCCGTCGCCACGATCACCACATCCGGATTCAGGTCGGTGATTGTTTCAGGTTCGGCCCATGTGTTGAAATGAAAACGCACATCGCGCGCGGCACATTGGGCCATGCGCCAGTCGATGATTGAAATCATATCGCGGCGGCGCGGGTTCTGGACGGTCAGCCGGATTTGCCCACCGGGATCGGCTTGCGCCTCAAAGACCGTGACAACGTGCCCGCGCTCGGCGGCAACACGGGCGGCCTCAAGCCCCGCCGGACCTGCGCCGACAATCACAACATGGCGTGGGGCAGGGGCCGGGGCTATGACGTGCGGCATGGACAGTTCGCGCCCCGTGGCCGCGTTGTGAATGCACAGCGCCTCGCCGCCCTGATAAATCCGATCCAGACAAAAGGTGGCCCCGACACAAGGGCGTATGTCGTCCTCGCGCCCCTCGCGGATTTTCTGCACAATATGCGGATCAGCCATATGCGCCCGCGTCATCCCGACCATATCGAGCAGCCCGTTTGCCACGGCATGTCGCGCAGTCGCCACATCGGGGATTTTGGCGGCGTGGAATGTGGGCAGGCCGGTTGCCTTTTTGACCGCCCCGGCGAAATCAAGATGTGGCGCATTGCTCATGCCCTGCACCGGGATCACGTCGACCATCGCAGGGTCCGTATGGATGCGCCCCCGGATCACATTCAGGAAATCGAGACGCCCATCATCGGCGAGGATTTTTGAAATGCGCAGGCCCTCTTCGGGCGTGATCCCGCCTTTTTGCACCTCATCGGCGGTAAAGCGAAAGCCGATGATGAAATCCTCGCCCACGCGTTTGCGAATGGCCCCCAAGACATCCAGCGGAAACCGCATCCGGTTTTCCAAAGTATCGGCACCGTAAGGACCGGACAGATCGTTCGTAAGCGGTGACCAGAACTGGTCCAGCAGATGGCCGTAAACCTGCAATTCGATCCCATCCATGCCACCGGCCTGCATCCGCTCGGCTGCGTCGGCGAAATCGGTGATCACCCGGTCAATATCCCAGTCTTCGATCAGTTTGGGAAAGGCGCGATGCGCCGGTTCGCGGTGGCGCGAGGAAGACAGGGAGGGCAACCAGTCGCCTTTGTTCCACGTCGTGCGCCGCCCCAGATGCGTCAACTGGATCATCACCGCACAGCCATGCGCATGGCAGGCATCGGTCAGATCGGTGATCCATGGCACCACCTCATCCTTATAGGCCAGCACGTTGTTGAACACCGGCGGGCTGTCTTTGGACACCGCCGCCGAACCTGCGGTCATCGCAAGTGCAAGCCCGGCCTTGGCGCGCTCTTCGTGATAGGCGCGGTAGCGTTCCTTGGGCATGCCGTCTTCGGGATAGGCAGGTTCATGGCTGGTGGTCATGATGCGGTTCTTCAACGTCAGATGCTTGAGTTGAAAGGGTTGCATCAAGGGATCTTTTGACATCGGCTGCACGTTCTACCTGTCCTGTTGCGTCCCGTCTCGGCGACGCTTCAACGCGCAGTAAGCCGCATATCCTAGGGCTTTGCCAGATCAAAAACGCCGGATAGCGGGGGGATCAGATCAGGGGCGATATCGCCGCACCAAAAGATGCGGCGATGTGGTGTTACAGGTTTCCGGCGGACATCTCGCGCGCCATGTGATCGGCCTGCCGGATGGCCAGCGCCACGATGGTCAGCGTGGGGTTTTCGGCCGCCCCCGTCGTGAACTGCGACCCATCGGAGATGAACAGGTTCGGGATATCATGGGTCTGACCCCATTTGTTCACCACCCCGTCGCGGGCATTTTCCGACATCCGGTTGGTGCCAAGGTTATGCGTTGACGGATATGGCGGCGTCGGGAAGGTGCGCGTGGCCCCGACCGCATCATAGACGGCCTGCCCCTGCTGATAGGCGTGATTGCGCATCGCGATATCATTGGGGTGGTCATCAAAGTGCACATTTGCCACCGGCAGGCCGTATTGATCCGTGACGTCGTGGTTGAGTGTCACGCGGTTGGTTTCCTGCGGCATGTCTTCGCCCACAATCCACATGCCCGCCATGTTCTCATAGGCATCCAGCGCGGAAGTGAACTCGCGGCCCCATGCGCCGGGATCAAGGAAGGCGGCCATGAACGGCAGGCCGAGCGCGAGCGTCTCAAGTTCATATCCGCCGACGAAACCACGGCTGGGGTCATGGCGGGCCTCGTCCTGAATGATGCCTGCCATGGTCGTGCCGCGCCACATCCTGACCGGCTGATCAAAGGTGGCATAAACCGACCCTGTCATGTGACGCATGTAATTGCGCCCCACCTGACCGGAGGAATTGGCCAGCCCATCCGGGAACATGGATGTCGCCGAATTCAACAGCATGCGCGGGCTTTCGAACGAATTGCCTGCCACACAGACGGCGCGCGCCTTTTGCAGCTGCAGGTTGCCGTCCGCGTCGAAGTATTCAACGCCCGAGACTTTGCCGGCGTCATCGTGCAGGATGCGCGCCACATGGGCCCGTTCGCGCACTTCGAGGTTGCCGGTCGCTTCACCCTGCGGGATGTCGGTATAGGCGGTCGACCATTTCGACCCCCATTTGCAGCCCTGAAAGCAAAACCCTGTCTGTTGGCAGGCGGTGCGTTCGCCCCCATCGGTGGACTGGATCGCCATGCGCCCGGTGCTGACTTCGGTGTATCCCAGCGCCTTGGCGCCTTTCTCGAACACAAGGTAGTTGTTGTTGCCCGGCAGGCCCGGTCGATCGCCCGTGCGTGTCACGCCCAGCTTTTCCTCAGCCAATGCGTACCATGGGTCCATTTCCGCTGCATCTATCGGCCAATCCAGCAGGCTTGCGCCCTGCACGTTGCCATAGGTGGTCGCCGCCTTCCATTCGTGTTCCTGAAAGCGCAGGCTCGCCCCCGCCCAGTGGGTCGTCGCACCACCCACCGCCTTGACGATCCAGGCAGGCAGGCCGGAAAAATCTTTGGCCACGCGCCAGTCGCCCGATGTCGTGCGCGGGTCCAGCCACGCCAGTTGCCCAAAGCTTTCCCATTCGTCGTTGACGTAGTCCTCGGGCAGGTAGCGCCCGCCGGCTTCCAGCGCGACAACGCTGATGCCTTTTTGCGCCAGTTCATTTGCCAGAACGCCGCCGCCCGCGCCTGTTCCGATCACGACAATAACGCTGTCGTCCGTGAGATCAAAAGGTGCCGTCATGGTGCCTAGTCTCCCTTATAGCCAGTTGATGTCATTGAATCCGCGGTCGATATAACCACCGAATTCATAAGAAGAGCCCTCGTAGCCAAAGATCGGCCAGACCGCTTTCTGATTATAAAGCCCGGTTACAAGGCCGCCGCGGACCTGCTGAAAGAACGCGCTGTTCTCCATACCGCGCAGGATGTCGACCCGGTCGCGTTCCCAGCCAATGTCGAGGTAACTGGCGTAGCCTTTGCCGGCCGCCGCTGCGTTGAGCGCGGCAATGCCATCCTCAACTGCCTGTGCGGCCTCGGCTGAGTCATAGCCTTTCACGGCGATCACGTAAAAGGCATCGCCCACCTTGTCATGCGGATAGATATCGCGCGCCATTTGCACCAGCGTCGCAAAGGTTTCCGGTTGCAGCTCGCTCGTTTCCATCGCCCATGCCCCATCGGGTGCGGCAAGAAACCCCGCGCCGACAACAAATGAAGCCCCCGCAGATGTCGCACGCGACAATAGCTGGCGTCGGGTAAGCCCTTTCGGGCCGGTTGTGGTTGTCATGGTATCCTCCCTTTGAATTACAGATAGCGTCCACCGCGCTCAAGCACTTCGATCTCGTAGCCATCCGGATCGGCCACAAAGAAAAAGCGCGCGATGACCTCCCCATCGGGCGCAAATTCAACGATCTTTCGCGGTGACAGGCCTGCGGCCTCAAATCGGGCATGTTCGCTGTCGAGATCCGTGACCGACACCGCCAGATGGCCATAGCCTTCGCCAAGCTCGTAAGGTTGGGTGCGGTCTTTGTTGACGGTCAGTTCAAGTTCGAAACTGGTTTCCGGATTGCTGAGATAAAGCAGCGTGAAATTGGTGAAATCCAGCCTGTCTGCGACTTTCAACCCGAATGCGGTATCGTAAAAGCGAACCGACGCATTTTCGTCACGCACCCGGATCATGGAATGAATGGCTTTGGCCAAAGTGGTCCCTCCCGTTGTTCACATGGAACATCGTGCAGGAGGGCCGCAGGACTTGGGTAGTATTCCCGTACTACCCCGTATTTTTTCTTTGGCCTGTCTGGCAGCCGCTATTCAGCAGCCAGCGTCAGGCTTTTGCGCTCCGGGTTCATCTCTGCGAACTTCAGGCAGGCGCAGCGCAGCAGTGAGGTGAAATTCTTTGGTTCCCCGCGTTTTTCCAAAACTTCGGTGTGCAGCTTTGAAATGAAACAGGGGGCGGTTGTGCCCTCGCTCTGCGCGATTTCGTCAATCACTTCCCAAAAGGCATTCTCCAGCCTGATGCTGGTGCTTTGCCCGTTCAACCGCAACCGACGCGTGGTGCAGCTATATCGTTCCGGATCCTGTCCGGCAAAAACGTCGCACATAAGGTGCCCTCCCATTGGTCCGCTGCGCCAGTGATGTTGTTCCGGCGGTCGGATGTTTGGTTTTAACGTTAAACATCATGGGTATTATTGTCTATTGCCTTGCGGATGTGTCATTTGGGCGATGCGCATACGCTGGCGTGTGTTTGACGTCTTAGAGGTCTGATATTATTTACCAATCTGTGCCGCCACATGCCACAGTCGTGCATCAGGGCATGCGTTTTGCGCCGCTGGCCGGGGGCAGGGGGTGCGTATCACGCGCCTTCTGCCCAACCCCGCGCACGATGGCCCCAATCTGCATCAGCTGGTCGGACAGGGGGTTGGTTTTGCGCCAGACCATGCCAATGGTGCGCGACGGGCCGGGTTTGGGAAAGCGCGCAACCGCCACATCCGCAGACCGCGTTTCCAGCGACAGAGCCATTTCGGGGATCAAGGTGACGCCGATGCCCGCCCCGACCATCTGCACAAGCGTCGAGAGCGAACTGCCCTCCATCATCTGGCGGGGGTGCGCTTCGACCGATTTGCAAAAGGACAGGGCCTGATCGCGAAAACAATGACCCTCTTCAAGCAGCAACAGGCGCATCTCCTGCAGCATTTCCGGGCTTGGGACGGGTTTTCCTGCATCCTGCGGCGGGCGGACCAGCACGAAATCCTCTTCAAAGAGCGCAAACTCCCGCAACGCGGGTTCCGAAATCGGCAGGGCCACAATCGCCAGATCCAATCGCGCCTCCAACAGGTCCTGAATCAGGGCTTGCGTCACGGATTCGCGCAATTCGACATCAAGATCCGCAAACCTCTGCGCGAATGATGTCATGATCGACGGTAACAGATAGGGGGCGGCGGTTGGAATGACCCCGAGCCTGAGTCGGCCGGCAAGTGGGCCTTGCGCCGCGCGGGCGAGTTCGTCCAGCTCATCAATACTCAGCAGAATTTTGCGGGTTCTGGTGATGAAATCCGACCCCAGGGACGTCAGGCGAATTTCGCGCGTTGCCCGTTCAACCAGCGGCGCGCCCACCAATGCTTCGAGTTCCTTGATCTGCAGGGACAGGGCGGGCTGCGTGATGGCGCAGGAATCAGCGGCGCGCCCAAAGTGTTTGTGGCGGGCGAGCGCGTCGAAATATCTGAGCTGTTTCAGGGTGAGGCCAATCATAAGAAAAACTTATCACGATGGTCAGAATAATCAATTAGTGTCTTTGCGGTGCAGTTGTTAGAACCGTTCCAAACTGAACCCTCAACCAACTGTGGAGAGACTGTGATGGACGGAAATAACGTAGATCCAACCGGCGGATGCCCTGTGATGCATGGCGGTAACACGGCGATGGACAAGCCCGTGACCAAATGGTGGCCCAATGCGCTGAACCTCGACATTCTGCACCAGCATGGTGCGCGCACGAACCCGATGGACCCGGATTACGACCATCGCGCGGCGGTCAAGGCGCTTGATTTCGAAGCGGTCAAGGCGGATGTCAAAGCGCTGATGACGCAGGATCAGGATTGGTGGCCCGCAGACTGGGGACACTACGGTGGCTTGATGATCCGGCTGGCGTGGCACTCGGCGGGCACATACCGCATGCAGGATGGCCGTGGCGGTGCGGGATCCGGGAACATCCGCTTTGCGCCTCTGAATTCATGGCCCGACAACGCCAGCCTCGACAAGGCGCGTCGCCTGTTGTGGCCTGTCAAAAAGAAATACGGCAACGCGCTCAGCTGGGCGGATCTGATTATCCTCTCCGGTAACATGGCCTATGAATCCATGGGCCTGAAAACCTTTGGCTTCGGCTTTGGCCGTGAGGATATCTGGGGCCCTGAAACCGACGTCTATTGGGGCAGCGAGAATGAATGGCTGGCGCCAAGCGAAAACCGTTACGGCGATCTGGATGATGCCTCCACCCTGGAAAACCCCCTGGCGGCGGTGCATATGGGGCTGATTTATGTCAACCCTGAAGGTGTGAATGGACAACCTGATCCGGCCCGCACCGCACAGCATGTGCGTGAGACTTTCGCGCGTATGGCGATGGATGACGAGGAAACTGCCGCCCTGACCTGTGGCGGGCACACCGTGGGCAAGGCGCATGGGCGTGGCGCTGTCGATAACATCGGTGTCGAACCCGAAGCCGCAGGGATTGAGGCGCAGGGCTTTGGCTGGTCAAACCCCAGGCATGACGGCAAGGCGACAAACGCCTTCACTTCCGGTATCGAGGGGGCCTGGACCACGCATCCGACACAATGGGACATGGGCTATTTCAAGCTGCTCTTCGGCTATGAGTGGCAGTTGACCAAATCTCCCGCCGGTGCATGGCAGTGGGAGCCGATCGACATCAAGGAAGAAGACATGCCGGTCGATCCGACCGACCCTTCAAAACGTCACCAGCCGATGATGACCGATGCGGATATGGCGATGAAAGTCGATCCGATCTACAACGAAATCTGCCAGAAGTTCATGGCCGATCCGGAGTATTTCGCCGATGTCTTCGGGCGCGCGTGGTTCAAGCTGACGCACCGCGATATGGGGCCAAAGGCCTGCTATATCGGCCCGGATGTGCCCGCAGAGGACCTGATCTGGCAAGACCCCATCCCGGCGGGCAGCACGGAGTATGACGTCGCTGCCGTCAAGGCGCGCATTGCCGACTCCGGTCTGTCTGCGGCTGATATGATCGCGACCGCCTGGGACAGCGCGCGCACCTTCCGCGGTTCTGACAAGCGGGGTGGTGCCAATGGCGCGCGCATCCGTCTTGCGCCGCAGAAGGACTGGGCCGGTAATGAGCCTGAGCGTCTGGCGAAAGTGCTGGGCATTCTTGAGCCGATCGCCGCGGAAACCGGTGCCTCTGTTGCGGATGTGATCGTTCTGGCCGGGAATGTGGGGCTGGAGCAATCCATCAAGGCCGCAGGGTATGATGTTGACGTACCTTTCGCCCAAGGACGCGGCGATGCAACGGCAGATCAAACCGATGCTGCATCCTTTGATGTGCTGGAGCCGCTTGCCGATGGTTTCCGCAACTGGCAAAAGGCGGACTACGCCGTCAGCGCCGAGGAAATGATGCTGGACAAGGCGCAATTGCTGGGGCTCACAGCGGCGGAAATGACCGTTCTGGTGGGTGGCATGCGTGTGCTGGGTGTCAATCACGGCAATTCCAAACATGGTGTCTTTACCGACCGCGCAGGGCAGCTGACGCCTGACTTCTTCGTCAACCTCACCGATATGGCCTATAGCTGGCATCCGGTGGACGGGGAAAACACCTATGAAATCCGCGACCGGGCCACGGGTGCGGTCAAGTGGACGGCAACAAGTGCTGATCTGGTGTTTGGTTCGAACTCCGTCCTGCGCGCTTACGCCGAGGTCTATGCACAGGATGACAACGCCGAAAAATTCGTGCGTGACTTCGTGGCAGCCTGGACCAAGGTGATGAACGCGGACCGCTTCGATCTGGCGGCCTAAAATCAATGGCACCGGGCGCGTGATGCGTGCCCGGTGCCATTTCTATATTCGATAAGTCAGTGGCTCATCAGAACCGGGATTTTTGCGTGCAACGCGATGTCATGCGTCACACCGCCGATCAGGCCCTCGCGCAAAGGCGAGTGCTCATAGGCCCCCATGATCAGCAAGCCCGCCCCTGACGTTTCACAATAGTCCACCAGCGTGTCGGCGATGGTTTTGCCAGTACGATCAAGCTGCTTGATCGACACATTCACGTCGTGGCGATCAAGCACCATTTCGACATTCAGACCGGGCAGGCTGCCTGCGAGCGGCGAGCGGCCCACGGATACGATTTCCACCGAAACTTCGGTCTCAAGGATTTGCATCGCATCCGCCAGTGCGCGCGCCGCCGCCCGTCCGCCATCCCATGCGACCACAGCCTTGTTGTTGAAAACCGAGCCGCGATACCCGGCGGGAAAGATCATCACCGGGCGCCCGCTGTCGAATGTGACCCGGTCGGGGTAGATTTCGATATGCGACTGACCGGGTTTATCGGATGTCTCATGCATGCCAATGACCGTGAGATCAAACAGGCGGGCATAGCTTGCCACCGTTTGCTGAACCGGCCCGTCGCTGTCGATCCAATGCAGTTTATCTGCTGGAACGTCGGCGCATATCTCTCTGAAACTATTCTCTATTTCCTCATTCGACTGGTTCTCGACCTCCATGATCGCCTCTTTGACCCGCTTGGGCATCCAGGGTTTGATCTGGCTGGAGAGTTGAGAGCCACCATGCGCAAACAGGCCGGTCAGATGCGCATCGAAAAACTTCTGCATCGTGACCGCGCCGTGCAGGGCCGCACCGGATCCGGGCAGGCCGTTATAGGCGACAAGAATGTTCTTGATGGACATAGCGACCCTCCCTCAGGCGTAGAGCCCGGCCGTTTTCGCGCGCAATTTGGTCAGCGCAAGCACCGTATCAATCGTGGGCGTCGGCGTCTGCGTCACCTTGCCCAATTCATGTACCGAGCCGAGCAGGGCATCGATTTCCATCGGGCGACCAGCATCGAGGTCTTGCAGCATAGATGTGCGATGCGCGCCCACAGCCGCCCCCCCGTCGATGCGACGATCCACATCAATCGGGAATTTCACGCCAAGTTTTTCTGCGATTTCCTGCGCTTCGACCATCATGCCGCGCGCAACGGCACGGGTGCCGGGATCTGTGCACAACACATCCAGCGTTGCATGGGTGAGCGCAGAAATCGGGTTGAAAGACAGGTTGCCCCATAGCTTGACCCAGATTTCGTCGCGCAGGCGGGGGCGCACGGGGGCCTTCAGCCCTGCAGATGCGAGCGCTTTTGACAAGGCCAAGGCGCGGTCGGACTTTGATCCATCCGGTTCGCCGAGGGAAAAGCGGTTGCCCTCGATGTGCTTGATCGTGCCGGGTTCGGACACTTCGGCGGCGGGATAGACCACGCAGCCGAGCACGCGGTCCGGACCGAACCCGTCCCATTGTGCATTGCCCGGGTCCACGGTGCTGAGTCGTGTGCCTTCCAGTGGGCCGCCGATTTTGTGGAAATACCACCACGGCACGCCGTTCACGCCGCTGACGATGGTCGTGTTCTCACCGATCAGCGGCTGCATTTTATCCACCACAGGCGGGACAGAATGGGCCTTGAGCGTGACGATCACGTAATCCTGCGGCCCAAGGTCCGACGGGTTGTCAGAGGCGGTGACCTTGACGGTGCTTTCGCCGCTTTCCTCGATCAGCGTCAGGCCCTTTTCCTGCATGGCCGCAAGGTGTGGGCCCCGCGCGACGAG
Encoded here:
- a CDS encoding universal stress protein yields the protein MSIKNILVAYNGLPGSGAALHGAVTMQKFFDAHLTGLFAHGGSQLSSQIKPWMPKRVKEAIMEVENQSNEEIENSFREICADVPADKLHWIDSDGPVQQTVASYARLFDLTVIGMHETSDKPGQSHIEIYPDRVTFDSGRPVMIFPAGYRGSVFNNKAVVAWDGGRAAARALADAMQILETEVSVEIVSVGRSPLAGSLPGLNVEMVLDRHDVNVSIKQLDRTGKTIADTLVDYCETSGAGLLIMGAYEHSPLREGLIGGVTHDIALHAKIPVLMSH
- the katG gene encoding catalase/peroxidase HPI codes for the protein MDGNNVDPTGGCPVMHGGNTAMDKPVTKWWPNALNLDILHQHGARTNPMDPDYDHRAAVKALDFEAVKADVKALMTQDQDWWPADWGHYGGLMIRLAWHSAGTYRMQDGRGGAGSGNIRFAPLNSWPDNASLDKARRLLWPVKKKYGNALSWADLIILSGNMAYESMGLKTFGFGFGREDIWGPETDVYWGSENEWLAPSENRYGDLDDASTLENPLAAVHMGLIYVNPEGVNGQPDPARTAQHVRETFARMAMDDEETAALTCGGHTVGKAHGRGAVDNIGVEPEAAGIEAQGFGWSNPRHDGKATNAFTSGIEGAWTTHPTQWDMGYFKLLFGYEWQLTKSPAGAWQWEPIDIKEEDMPVDPTDPSKRHQPMMTDADMAMKVDPIYNEICQKFMADPEYFADVFGRAWFKLTHRDMGPKACYIGPDVPAEDLIWQDPIPAGSTEYDVAAVKARIADSGLSAADMIATAWDSARTFRGSDKRGGANGARIRLAPQKDWAGNEPERLAKVLGILEPIAAETGASVADVIVLAGNVGLEQSIKAAGYDVDVPFAQGRGDATADQTDAASFDVLEPLADGFRNWQKADYAVSAEEMMLDKAQLLGLTAAEMTVLVGGMRVLGVNHGNSKHGVFTDRAGQLTPDFFVNLTDMAYSWHPVDGENTYEIRDRATGAVKWTATSADLVFGSNSVLRAYAEVYAQDDNAEKFVRDFVAAWTKVMNADRFDLAA
- a CDS encoding hydrogen peroxide-inducible genes activator produces the protein MIGLTLKQLRYFDALARHKHFGRAADSCAITQPALSLQIKELEALVGAPLVERATREIRLTSLGSDFITRTRKILLSIDELDELARAAQGPLAGRLRLGVIPTAAPYLLPSIMTSFAQRFADLDVELRESVTQALIQDLLEARLDLAIVALPISEPALREFALFEEDFVLVRPPQDAGKPVPSPEMLQEMRLLLLEEGHCFRDQALSFCKSVEAHPRQMMEGSSLSTLVQMVGAGIGVTLIPEMALSLETRSADVAVARFPKPGPSRTIGMVWRKTNPLSDQLMQIGAIVRGVGQKARDTHPLPPASGAKRMP
- a CDS encoding 2-dehydropantoate 2-reductase codes for the protein MKICIFGAGAIGGYMGVKLAQAGADVSLVARGPHLAAMQEKGLTLIEESGESTVKVTASDNPSDLGPQDYVIVTLKAHSVPPVVDKMQPLIGENTTIVSGVNGVPWWYFHKIGGPLEGTRLSTVDPGNAQWDGFGPDRVLGCVVYPAAEVSEPGTIKHIEGNRFSLGEPDGSKSDRALALSKALASAGLKAPVRPRLRDEIWVKLWGNLSFNPISALTHATLDVLCTDPGTRAVARGMMVEAQEIAEKLGVKFPIDVDRRIDGGAAVGAHRTSMLQDLDAGRPMEIDALLGSVHELGKVTQTPTPTIDTVLALTKLRAKTAGLYA